One segment of Alistipes finegoldii DSM 17242 DNA contains the following:
- a CDS encoding agmatinase family protein — MEQKTFDPDGVGVDNGTYFGLPFEPETAELVIVSAPWDVTVSYGAGTAYAPDAIIEASTQLDFHEPLAPGAWRRGIATADVDYSLLDESQRLRGDAAKVIDLLEGGGSPEDDYVVRKICRVNEGCAAMNANIGAQAARWLDAGKLVGLVGGDHSTPYGLIRALGERHAEFGILHIDAHCDLRDAYEGFEFSHASIMFNVLRDVPAVTKIAQVAVRDFSEREAALAASSGRVVLFDDLSLAAAGFRGETWDAQCLRIVETLPQEVYVSFDIDGLSYENCPHTGTPVAGGLGFNQAVWLLDTLVRSGRRIVGFDVVEVTPAREERIDAITGARVLWKLCNLTLKSNVR, encoded by the coding sequence ATGGAACAGAAAACGTTCGATCCCGACGGGGTCGGTGTGGATAACGGGACCTATTTCGGGCTGCCTTTCGAACCGGAGACGGCCGAGCTGGTGATCGTCTCGGCGCCTTGGGACGTGACGGTATCCTACGGGGCGGGGACGGCTTACGCTCCCGATGCCATTATCGAGGCCTCGACGCAGCTCGATTTCCACGAACCGCTGGCTCCCGGCGCATGGCGCCGCGGCATCGCCACGGCCGACGTGGACTATTCGCTGCTGGACGAATCGCAGCGCCTGCGCGGCGATGCGGCGAAGGTGATCGACCTCCTCGAAGGGGGCGGCAGTCCTGAGGACGACTATGTGGTGCGCAAAATCTGCCGCGTGAACGAAGGGTGTGCGGCCATGAACGCCAATATCGGGGCGCAGGCCGCGCGCTGGCTCGATGCGGGAAAACTCGTCGGGCTGGTCGGCGGCGACCATTCGACGCCTTACGGCCTGATCCGCGCGCTCGGCGAGCGGCATGCGGAGTTCGGAATCCTGCATATCGACGCCCACTGCGACCTGCGGGACGCCTACGAGGGGTTCGAGTTTTCGCACGCTTCGATCATGTTCAACGTGCTGCGCGACGTGCCTGCGGTGACGAAGATCGCCCAAGTCGCCGTGCGCGACTTCAGCGAGCGGGAGGCGGCGCTGGCCGCGTCGTCGGGCCGTGTCGTCCTGTTCGACGATCTGTCGCTGGCGGCCGCCGGGTTTCGCGGCGAAACGTGGGATGCGCAGTGTCTGCGTATCGTCGAAACGCTTCCGCAGGAGGTCTACGTGAGTTTCGACATCGACGGACTCTCCTACGAGAACTGTCCCCACACGGGGACTCCCGTCGCGGGCGGACTGGGTTTCAACCAAGCCGTCTGGCTGCTGGACACCCTCGTGCGTTCGGGCCGCCGCATCGTCGGGTTCGACGTGGTGGAGGTCACTCCGGCCCGCGAGGAGCGGATCGACGCCATAACGGGCGCACGGGTATTGTGGAAGTTGTGTAATTTAACTTTAAAATCAAACGTTCGATAA
- the nhaA gene encoding Na+/H+ antiporter NhaA has protein sequence MRLFSMYRWVRERHMIGIRGRNFMEAPWAGGIVLLGCVIIAMLLANLPATSLYYRHLLETDLSLMVHSPDGLIDWVFPRGMTVEKLINDGLMVIFFFAVGLEIKREIVCGQLSSAKKALLPVLAAAGGMLFPAIIFTAFNHGTMAANGWGIPTATDIAFAIGILSMLGDRVPVSLKIFLTALAIADDLGAILVIALFYGGQVQIGCLLAALAIMLGVYFMKEMGEKRMFFYLVPAVVVWGLFYYSGVHSTISGVAMAMLIPMTPRYSKEYFVHKMRHLKALMLAAGTSGDDFPNENHRFYLRRMRNLAADSVGMSYRLEHALAPSVTFLVMPIFALANAGVEISSLEYLNIFHMSPDIGSVGMGVFFGLLVGKPLGIFLASWGAVKSGLAELPEGATWRMLFAVGCLGGIGFTMSLFVDALAYTEPDLIDRGKIAILMGSTAAAVAGSLLILIFSKKRT, from the coding sequence ATGCGACTATTTTCGATGTACCGCTGGGTGCGCGAGCGCCACATGATCGGTATACGCGGCCGTAATTTCATGGAGGCCCCTTGGGCCGGGGGCATCGTGCTGCTCGGATGCGTGATCATCGCCATGCTGCTGGCCAATCTGCCTGCGACTTCGCTCTATTACCGTCATCTGCTGGAGACCGACCTTTCGCTGATGGTGCATAGCCCCGACGGGCTGATCGACTGGGTGTTCCCGCGCGGGATGACCGTCGAGAAACTGATCAACGACGGCCTGATGGTGATTTTCTTCTTCGCCGTGGGGCTTGAGATAAAACGCGAGATCGTCTGCGGACAGCTTTCGTCGGCCAAAAAGGCCCTCCTCCCGGTGCTGGCCGCGGCGGGCGGCATGCTCTTCCCGGCGATCATCTTCACCGCCTTCAACCACGGTACGATGGCCGCCAACGGCTGGGGTATTCCGACCGCCACCGACATCGCCTTCGCCATCGGCATCCTCTCGATGCTCGGCGACCGGGTCCCCGTGTCGCTCAAGATATTCCTCACGGCGCTGGCTATCGCCGACGACCTCGGAGCCATTCTGGTCATCGCGCTCTTCTACGGCGGGCAGGTGCAGATCGGATGTCTGCTGGCGGCGCTGGCCATCATGCTCGGCGTCTACTTCATGAAGGAGATGGGCGAGAAGCGCATGTTCTTCTATCTGGTGCCGGCCGTGGTGGTGTGGGGGCTGTTCTACTATTCGGGCGTCCACTCGACCATTTCGGGCGTGGCGATGGCCATGCTGATTCCGATGACGCCACGCTACAGCAAAGAGTATTTCGTGCACAAGATGCGCCATCTGAAGGCGCTGATGCTCGCCGCCGGCACTTCGGGCGACGATTTCCCCAACGAAAACCACCGGTTCTACCTGCGCCGCATGCGTAATCTCGCGGCCGACTCGGTGGGCATGAGCTACCGGCTGGAGCATGCGCTGGCGCCTTCAGTGACCTTCCTCGTGATGCCGATTTTCGCGCTGGCGAACGCCGGGGTCGAGATATCGTCGCTCGAATACCTCAATATTTTCCATATGTCGCCCGATATCGGATCGGTGGGGATGGGCGTCTTCTTCGGACTGCTCGTGGGAAAACCGCTGGGCATATTTCTTGCGAGCTGGGGCGCCGTGAAGTCGGGGCTGGCCGAACTGCCCGAAGGGGCGACGTGGCGCATGCTCTTCGCCGTGGGGTGTCTGGGCGGTATCGGATTCACGATGTCGCTGTTCGTCGATGCGCTGGCCTACACCGAACCCGACCTGATCGACCGGGGCAAAATCGCGATCCTGATGGGCTCGACGGCCGCCGCCGTCGCGGGCAGCCTGCTGATACTGATTTTTTCGAAAAAACGAACCTGA
- a CDS encoding FKBP-type peptidyl-prolyl cis-trans isomerase, translating to MRKTLVVLMAAALLAGACSKKTGGGVKLKTDTDSVAYVIGMNVGMNLMKMDSTINVNAVCEGIRDVFRQGTRFSAADAEVFYLRYMNYALPEKARAYEEQFLQDILKANRNYARTASGVTYTVEVLGDQEQIPASDRDSIALRYLIRTADGQEVYSSYERGDTLRTTLGGLLKGMKESVKLVGRGGKINAWIPSSAAYGTQGDKELGIQPNTTLYYEIELVDVDKYANWSRRSNLRR from the coding sequence ATGCGTAAGACATTAGTTGTCCTCATGGCTGCGGCGTTGCTGGCCGGGGCCTGCTCCAAAAAGACGGGCGGGGGCGTGAAGCTCAAGACCGACACCGATTCGGTGGCCTATGTGATCGGCATGAACGTGGGCATGAACCTGATGAAGATGGATTCGACGATCAACGTGAACGCCGTATGCGAAGGCATCCGCGACGTGTTCCGCCAAGGGACCAGATTCTCGGCTGCCGACGCCGAGGTTTTCTACCTGCGCTATATGAATTACGCGCTGCCGGAGAAAGCCCGCGCCTACGAGGAGCAGTTCCTGCAGGATATTCTCAAGGCCAACCGCAACTACGCCCGCACCGCATCGGGCGTGACCTATACGGTCGAGGTGCTGGGCGATCAGGAGCAGATACCCGCTTCGGACCGCGACAGCATCGCGCTCCGCTACCTGATCCGCACTGCCGACGGACAGGAAGTCTACTCATCCTACGAGCGGGGCGATACGCTGCGCACGACGCTCGGCGGCCTGCTCAAGGGCATGAAGGAGAGCGTCAAACTGGTCGGCAGGGGCGGAAAGATCAACGCGTGGATTCCCTCCTCGGCGGCTTACGGAACGCAGGGCGACAAAGAGCTGGGAATTCAGCCGAATACCACGCTGTACTACGAAATCGAGCTTGTCGATGTCGATAAATATGCGAATTGGTCGCGGCGCAGCAATTTACGCCGTTAA